The following proteins are co-located in the Spirosoma montaniterrae genome:
- a CDS encoding VOC family protein, with translation MITGLFETHILVSSLDTSMHFYGTVLGLELGRFETERRVAFYWLGERGKAMLGLWETPDAPIRPQHYAFESTIEAVTQQSVRYLQDRGLSPYNFLRQGRGEPMVFGWMPAVSIYFRDPDGHELEFIAMLPDPPQPELGVVSYAAWNQQRQQIHDLPIPNQPTTKNLS, from the coding sequence ATGATAACGGGCTTATTTGAAACGCATATTTTGGTCAGTTCGCTGGATACCTCTATGCACTTTTACGGAACCGTGCTGGGTCTTGAACTGGGTCGGTTTGAAACCGAACGACGCGTGGCCTTCTATTGGCTGGGCGAACGGGGAAAAGCCATGCTGGGTCTGTGGGAAACACCAGACGCTCCGATAAGACCCCAGCATTACGCCTTCGAGAGCACGATAGAAGCCGTCACCCAACAGTCGGTCCGGTATCTTCAGGATCGGGGCTTATCGCCTTATAATTTCCTGCGGCAAGGTAGAGGAGAACCAATGGTGTTTGGCTGGATGCCAGCCGTATCAATCTATTTCCGCGACCCCGATGGGCATGAATTAGAGTTCATCGCCATGCTGCCTGACCCGCCCCAACCGGAGTTAGGCGTTGTTTCCTACGCTGCCTGGAACCAGCAACGCCAGCAGATTCATGATCTACCAATTCCAAATCAGCCAACTACTAAAAACTTGTCATGA
- a CDS encoding helix-turn-helix transcriptional regulator, which produces MEDVVDKQVGNQLIERLFPGWVVLHCFNGGHSHRFISGNGAALFGHSNHELNTKKLADLLALVHPDDREPYSRIRQKIDAYAHEIDPAEIHLYRFVVHYRIRRGQGNYFCLHDEKQFYVNRQGNLEKLVLFRDLSAERPFVRVQLDVYKVHPLGYRKISTYVPTQAEQPLTSREVEIIELIKEGLSSKEIATRLFISINTVRNHRSNLFRKTNARNMVDLLNSVPA; this is translated from the coding sequence ATGGAGGATGTAGTTGACAAACAAGTGGGCAATCAGCTCATAGAACGGCTTTTTCCGGGCTGGGTGGTATTACACTGCTTTAATGGAGGCCACAGCCATCGGTTCATCAGCGGCAACGGAGCCGCACTGTTTGGGCACTCCAATCACGAGCTAAACACCAAGAAACTGGCTGATCTGCTCGCACTCGTTCATCCCGATGACCGTGAACCGTATAGTCGTATCCGGCAGAAAATAGATGCCTATGCCCACGAAATCGACCCCGCCGAAATCCATCTGTATCGGTTTGTGGTGCATTACCGGATTCGTCGCGGGCAGGGCAATTATTTCTGCCTGCACGATGAGAAGCAGTTTTACGTGAACAGACAGGGCAATCTGGAAAAACTCGTGCTTTTCCGCGATTTGTCTGCCGAACGACCATTTGTTCGGGTGCAGCTCGACGTGTATAAAGTGCATCCGCTGGGGTATCGCAAAATCAGCACTTACGTTCCCACGCAGGCCGAGCAGCCGCTCACCTCGCGTGAGGTTGAGATTATCGAACTTATCAAAGAAGGACTAAGCAGTAAAGAAATCGCCACTCGGCTGTTTATCAGCATCAACACCGTTCGCAATCACCGCAGCAACCTGTTTCGCAAAACCAACGCCCGCAACATGGTCGATTTGCTCAACAGCGTACCGGCTTAA
- a CDS encoding MarR family winged helix-turn-helix transcriptional regulator, producing MKTIVSLLMSENNPYHRIEDEIQQATFRNELSKAGINLIYTGTWLKTAHSDFFKSFGITWPQHNLLRILRGQRGNPINVNAVKERMMDKSSNVSRITEKLQKKKLIECRPSEADKRAVDITITQKGLDLLVAVETRVHEINNMLAHLEPSELILLNLLLDKIRTPPNAETR from the coding sequence TTGAAAACGATTGTGAGCCTACTTATGAGCGAGAACAATCCGTACCACCGTATCGAAGACGAAATACAGCAGGCTACGTTCCGTAACGAACTCTCGAAAGCAGGCATCAACCTGATTTATACCGGCACCTGGCTCAAAACAGCCCACAGCGACTTCTTTAAATCGTTTGGTATTACGTGGCCCCAACACAACCTGTTGCGGATTCTGCGCGGACAGAGAGGAAACCCGATTAATGTCAACGCCGTGAAAGAGCGTATGATGGACAAGTCCTCAAACGTATCGAGAATTACCGAAAAACTCCAGAAGAAAAAACTCATCGAGTGCCGCCCGTCTGAAGCCGACAAACGTGCTGTCGATATCACTATTACGCAGAAAGGGCTGGATTTGTTGGTTGCGGTAGAAACCCGCGTTCACGAAATCAACAACATGCTGGCACATTTAGAACCCAGCGAGCTGATATTACTAAACCTGCTGCTCGATAAAATTCGCACCCCACCCAACGCGGAAACTCGTTAA
- a CDS encoding glycosyltransferase, which yields MSTLPTYRILIATVPADGHFNPLTGVAMYLKQQGHDVRWYTGLNYQQRVDKMGLPFYSFRQARAITQDNLDEVFPEREKIKGTIAKIKFDIRNVFLGNVPANLEDVRQIKQSFDFDVLLCDVGFIAGHLIQEVLHKPVVAVGVAPLGEASRDLPPTTLGLTPGRGPLGRMRDALLRAVFPKLIFGDSLTYYNELIRPYGLPEMPDTILDMMIRHSALYLQSGVPGFEYTRSDMNPNVRFVGPLLPYKKTAAPPFAYANLARTYEKVVLISQGTVDNKDPEKLIVPTLEAFKDKPYLLLVATGGMHTAALQARYPQINIIVADFIDYDATLPHTDLFVTCGGYGSVLLSLNYGVPLLAAGKHEGKNEIVARIGYFNVGVNLGTETPTSKQIAAGAREVWQNPVYKQNGARLRQEFKQYDPNRLTERYIREAIARFNIRPIESNSSRPSLASSV from the coding sequence ATGAGTACCCTGCCAACCTATCGAATTCTGATCGCCACTGTCCCCGCCGACGGACATTTTAACCCGCTGACGGGTGTGGCTATGTACCTGAAGCAACAAGGCCATGACGTGCGCTGGTACACCGGGCTGAACTACCAGCAACGGGTTGACAAAATGGGCCTGCCGTTCTACTCGTTTCGGCAGGCGCGGGCCATCACGCAGGATAATCTCGATGAGGTGTTCCCGGAACGCGAGAAGATCAAAGGAACGATAGCCAAGATTAAGTTCGACATTCGGAACGTGTTTCTGGGCAACGTCCCGGCCAATCTGGAAGACGTTCGGCAGATTAAGCAATCGTTCGACTTCGATGTACTACTGTGCGACGTTGGGTTCATTGCCGGGCACCTGATTCAGGAAGTACTGCATAAACCGGTCGTTGCGGTTGGCGTAGCACCACTGGGCGAAGCCTCGCGCGACCTGCCCCCCACTACGCTGGGACTGACACCCGGTCGGGGGCCGCTGGGCCGGATGCGCGACGCGCTGCTCCGGGCCGTATTCCCCAAACTGATTTTCGGCGATAGTCTGACGTACTACAACGAGCTGATACGCCCATACGGTCTGCCCGAGATGCCCGACACGATTCTCGATATGATGATCCGCCATAGTGCGCTGTATCTGCAAAGTGGCGTACCCGGTTTTGAATACACTCGTAGCGACATGAATCCAAACGTGCGGTTTGTGGGGCCGCTTCTGCCTTATAAAAAAACGGCAGCCCCGCCCTTTGCGTACGCGAACCTGGCCCGGACATACGAGAAAGTCGTGCTGATTTCGCAGGGAACGGTCGATAACAAAGACCCCGAAAAGCTAATCGTACCCACGCTCGAAGCCTTTAAAGACAAGCCCTATCTGCTGCTGGTGGCTACGGGCGGCATGCACACGGCGGCTTTACAGGCCCGTTACCCACAAATCAACATCATCGTCGCCGACTTTATTGATTACGACGCTACGTTACCCCACACCGACCTGTTCGTGACCTGCGGAGGCTACGGCAGCGTGTTGCTCAGCCTGAACTACGGCGTTCCGCTGCTGGCAGCGGGCAAGCACGAAGGCAAAAACGAGATCGTGGCCCGCATCGGCTATTTCAACGTGGGTGTGAACCTCGGCACCGAAACGCCGACGAGTAAACAGATTGCTGCGGGGGCGCGGGAAGTCTGGCAAAACCCGGTTTATAAGCAAAATGGGGCGCGGTTACGCCAGGAGTTCAAACAATATGACCCGAACCGGCTGACGGAACGCTACATCCGCGAAGCTATCGCCCGGTTCAACATCCGACCGATAGAGTCAAATTCCAGTCGTCCTTCGCTGGCATCATCGGTATAG
- a CDS encoding GNAT family N-acetyltransferase, translated as MTANIIQTARLTLTPIEPSMLAELHDLFTNPSVRRYLLDDQCVAPEWTADVIATSQQQFVESNYGLWAVQQAGYRPIIGVCGYFTFDQLQLLYALLPNYWGQGFATEAARAVIDYGFHRTNLTEIVAAADLLNTASFGVMERLGMTYQQAKGGVIYYQLPKSQPHSLWNELTV; from the coding sequence ATGACAGCGAACATCATACAAACCGCCCGGCTGACGCTGACGCCCATTGAGCCGTCGATGCTGGCCGAACTACACGACTTGTTTACGAACCCATCAGTCCGGCGTTACCTACTTGACGATCAATGCGTTGCTCCAGAATGGACTGCCGACGTGATTGCCACCAGTCAGCAGCAGTTTGTCGAATCCAACTACGGTCTGTGGGCCGTACAGCAGGCCGGGTATCGCCCCATCATCGGGGTTTGCGGCTACTTCACGTTCGACCAACTACAGTTGCTCTACGCCCTCTTACCCAACTACTGGGGGCAGGGTTTCGCCACCGAAGCCGCCCGCGCCGTGATCGATTACGGGTTTCACAGAACGAACCTGACCGAAATCGTTGCAGCCGCCGATTTGCTCAACACAGCCTCATTTGGCGTGATGGAGCGGCTGGGTATGACGTATCAGCAAGCCAAAGGCGGGGTCATTTATTACCAACTACCTAAATCACAACCCCACTCGCTATGGAACGAATTGACCGTTTGA